Genomic window (Rosa chinensis cultivar Old Blush chromosome 6, RchiOBHm-V2, whole genome shotgun sequence):
GCAAGACAACCCTTGCTGAAAGAGCCTATGGGAGGATCTGTACTGAATTTGAAGCTAGTAGCTTTCTTGAGAGAGTTAGAGTTGATAATCTAGCCAATCTAAAAAGAAAACTTTGCATGAACCTCATGAATAGAGATATAAGAGACTGGAATATGCATGAAGAAGAGAGATTGAGACATTTCTTACTTCGGACAAAGGTTCTTCTCATTCTCGATGACGTGGACCATATAAATCAGTTAAGAAAGTTATGTGGCGATCCAAAGTGGTTTCATCCTGGGAGTAGAATCATCATTACCACTAGAGATGAACGCTTGCTAATTGCATGTGGTATAGAAAGGATATATAAGATGCAGGGCTTAAATGATGATGACGCTCTTCGACTTTTTAGCTGGGAAGCTTTTGGAAGAGATTTTCCGCATGGTGATTATATGCCTCTGTCTAAACGTTTTGTCAATTATGCCAATGGTCTTCCTTTAGCTCTGAAAGTCTTGGGATCACTTTTGCATGGAAGTGATCAAGAGTCATGGCACGGGGAATTGAGGAAACTGAATGGAAGTTTCAATGGTGAAATTATGGACATACTTAAAATAAGTTATGAGGGATTAAATCAGCAGCAGAAAAGTATTTTCCTTgatattgcatgtttctttagaGGAATGTATAAAGATAGGGTACTTCAAATACTTGCCAATTGTTTTGATCTAGGAATTGACATAGATATCCTTATCAAAAGGTCTCTTATATCAATTTCAGATAACATGGTTTGTATGCATGATTTATtacaaaaaatgggtcaatcTATTGTTCGTCAACAATCTCAAGACCCCGGTGGACGTAGCAGATTGTGGCTTTACAAGGACATCATCCATGTTTTGAGGAACAATACGGTAAGTATAGTTGGATTTAGCAATCAAAAAGCAtcaaataaactttttatttatACTAATCTTCTTGCCCTTATAATGTGTCAGCCAGGTATGCTTTATAATATTGTGCAACTGACTTGTTCTTTATCCTTGGTTATTAGGGAACAGCAGCAATTTCAGGCATTGTCCAAGAGTTGCCTGAATCAAAATGGGAAGTTTGCCACCCTGAAGCATTTTCTAACATGCTTAATCTTAAATTGCTCAAACTGCATAATGTGCACCCTTCCAAAGACCTGAGATGTGTTCCTAAATCATTGCGATTTTTCGAATGGAGGGGTTATTCTTTAACAAATCTCCCCCCAGATTTCGAGCCGGATGAGCTTGTGGAACTTAGCGTGTGTCATAGCAGCATTAAACAGCTTTGGAATGGAATAAAGGTACAAGGTTTACTAGTACAACATTTTGTTATATTAGAATGGTTTTGCTGAATGCCTGAATCTAATCATTCTACATTTGCTGTAACTTCCACAGAATTTTGACATGTTGAGAGTGATGAACCTTAGTCATTCAAAAGATTTGACAAGAACCCCAGATTTCATAAAGATCCAAAATCTTGAAAGATTAGATCTTGAGGGATGCGAGAGTCTAGAGGAGCTTCACCCATCCATAGGAGTTCTGAAAAAGCTCAAGTTCTTGAATCTTAAAGACTGCAAGAGTCTTGTGAGCCTTCCAGATAAGTTTGAAATTGCAATACTTGAGATTCTTATTCTTTCTGGTTGCTCAAAGGTTAGAAAGATTCCTGAATTCGATGGTTGTATGGATCTAGTATTGGAACTTTCTTTAGATGGGACTGCTATTGAAAGTATACCTTCATCAATAGAACATCTGAGTAGCCTTTCATCACTGAATTTAAGAGATTGCATCAATCTAAAGAGTCTTCCAAGTACCATTGGCAGTTTGAAGGTCCTTAAAAGTCTGGATGTTTCTGGATGCTCAAAGCTAGCTGAATTTCCACAGAGCCTTGGCAAATTAGAGCTTTTGGAGAAGATTGATGTAAGCAGAACTGCTATAAGAGAATGGTCATTGTCCATTGTCCTTCCAAAAAATCTAAAATCATTACTTTTTTGTGGAAAGAAATTGTCATCACAGCAACCATGGTATATGTCCCTCTATTATCGATTATTTCCAATGTCCCTCTATTATCGATTATTTCCAATGAAGAATTCAATCTTGCCTCCTCTATCAGGGCTGAGTTCTTTGAGGGAATTAGATTTGAGTAACAGAAATCTCTGGGATGGAGCACTCCCCAGTGATATTGGCTGTTTGTCCTCTTTGTTATCGCTGAACTTAAGCGGAAACAATTTCATTAGCCTTCCTGGAAGCATTAGCCAGCTTCCTAAGCTTGAGAATTTGTACTTGAGTCGTTGCAGCAAGCTTCAACAACTTCCAGTTCTCTCATCAGATAAAAATTTAGAACTAACAGCCGATGGTTGCAGTTCATTGAAAGAGATGCAATACCCATTGAATTTGGCCGGGTTGAATTGCTCatgtttcaatttcatcaactgCTTTGGAATGGTCATACAAAGCAACGATGTTATCACATTTACCATGCTCCAAAGATACCTAACGGTGCCAGGTGATAGATTTGAAATTGTAATTCCTGGAAGTCAAATTCCTTGGTTGTTCAGTCATCAAAGAGTGGGTTCTTCAGTAAGTGTAGACCTAACTCCAGATTGGAATGATAGTAAGTGGATGGGATATGCTTTGTGtgctgtttttgaagttttcgGCAGTGGATGGGAGCTCTCCTGTGTTTTAGAAGTAAATGGAAAAGAAGAGTACCCTGCGCCTCTATTATCAACTGATGTCCAGCCTGTTTCAGATCATCTTTGGCTATTCTATGTGTCTCGTGATATAAGCTTTGGTACAGAGTGGCAAAACAGTTGCAATCAACTAGTGTTTTCATTCAGAAATTCAGGGCCTAGCATGGTAAAAAAGTGTGGTGTTCGCTTGGTGTATGAGCAAGATGTGGAAGAATACAAGAGACTAGTGACCCATTCCAGCTGAAACACCTCTTTACGGGGATATGGATGATATGCAGGAGGTGAATATGAAGAGACGCCCACTCCAGCAGCAACATTTCTCTTTACGAGGATACACATAATATGGAAAGAGGTTAGGAACAAATTCTAAGATGATTCCAACATTTTCACAGCCAGATGCCGCAACAACATTTTCCCCTGTGGAGGTACGATGAAGATAATGATTCATATGAGTTTTTCTCATAttacttagagcaactccaacagattccctatattttgatttttctctactttagggaaaaatgagcatcttttgctccaacagattccctataactatctctatttcagggaaagtgaggagagagaaaaccaaattccctatatttacagcaaactccaaaattttaaagaagaatatagagattttatagattactgtaaactagggaatctgttggagttggagaagaacaataggctaaaggtttaacttttgcttctctataatacaaaaattatagggaagctgttggagttgctcttacagATTGGCTACTATATCCGTAATTTGTATTTATTAGtaacttagtttaattagtTTGAGTTATTTAGTTTGTTATTGTGTTCTTATAAGTGTTTCTCTTAAATAAATAACTGTTAAAAATACGGGAGcaatttatctattttcatatACTAAATTGAGTTCTCGTTTTAGCATTAGTAGTTTTCCATTTTAATTAAATGAATAAGTGCAATACATCTTCTCATTGTTCCAATAGCATGTGTAGCTTACATgcacgttttgaattgatggaaTGTTTTCTCGTTACATTAATTGTCTTGTCTGCCATCAATTGTTGAATTCACTTTATGTTTGTTTGATTCATGTAGGTACGTACGTGCATGCAATTGATACGAAGAATTTCATGAGAAAAGCTGGCATGAAATTAGGAATTAACTTTTCAATCCTTGAAGCATTGTACGTAACTTGTTTCTCTTGCACATTAAAATTTAATGAGAGGAGTAAAATATGTAGTCAATAAAGCAATTGATAAAGAGAAAAGCTATATATGGAAGCATTTATGATTAGAGACATTTGCCATCAGACTTGACAATTTAGCCAATTTCGGAGAACAAGTTGCAATGAAGATCAAGGTTGTACTATATAAAGAGCTTTCTTGaagagaataagagagagagagagagagagagagagagaggagaaacaGAGACATTGTTGATCTTTGTTTTCATTCTTTAGCTACTCTTTGTATGATGTATTGTTTTAAGCATGTATTCAATTTGTACTCTGTATTGTTAATTTCCTTAAGTAATGTTAAGGAGGAAACCACACTTATCAAATAAGTTCCATTTAATTATCTATCGATTCTGATAGTTATATTTTTCATGTCTATGACTCTTGCTTTAAAATGCATTAATAATATATTTGTTCCTTTCACCTCTAGTCTCATGCATTTTTTGTAGTTTAGAAGTCACTTTTTCTCATAGACTAAAAAATCGATAATTTCGCCGAAAAAATTTTCGTTTTTTTTAGGCTACGATATTTTAGATGACTTCCCTCAATATTTCGTGTGATATTTTCGAAAATATGCGATATATCTGAAATTTTAGGGAATATTCTCGAATATTCCTCAAACAAAATATGAGGAAAACCTTGACAGAGACGGGATTCGAACCTGTCTCCTTCAGTATGAAGTTAAAAAGCACCCCAGCCAACTCGACTGGGATTCAATTTAGTACttctatgcttttttttttattaatagtcattttaataGAATAAATTACTAATTTCTTTAGACAATTAATTTAAACCTCTAACTTCTAAGATATAGTTTTAGGCCTTCAGCAattatagatttttattttttttactctaACATTCCTAAATACTTTTGCCATGTTGAGAAATATTAATTCATTTGTATTTATTGATTGAATAGCTTTACAACTttataaaatttctaattagaattatatattttaaaagTACTAAATATTATACGGGCAACTTCAAACA
Coding sequences:
- the LOC112169201 gene encoding TMV resistance protein N, which encodes MASSNHGESSSVASDPEWRYDVFLSFRGETRLGFTAHLHEKLLDQGISKVFLDEEELQIGKPISDLFSAIEQSRLAILVISPYYASSTWCLRELSKILECMEARGGVLPIFYSVEPSDVGKQLGTFKQAFAELEERFLDDNEKVVQWRAALRKVTEIKGWTSKDRSEPELIKEIVEEVRDKIRPVLLEPAEKLVGIDSRLDQLDSLLDTGSNNVCLIGICGLGGIGKTTLAERAYGRICTEFEASSFLERVRVDNLANLKRKLCMNLMNRDIRDWNMHEEERLRHFLLRTKVLLILDDVDHINQLRKLCGDPKWFHPGSRIIITTRDERLLIACGIERIYKMQGLNDDDALRLFSWEAFGRDFPHGDYMPLSKRFVNYANGLPLALKVLGSLLHGSDQESWHGELRKLNGSFNGEIMDILKISYEGLNQQQKSIFLDIACFFRGMYKDRVLQILANCFDLGIDIDILIKRSLISISDNMVCMHDLLQKMGQSIVRQQSQDPGGRSRLWLYKDIIHVLRNNTGTAAISGIVQELPESKWEVCHPEAFSNMLNLKLLKLHNVHPSKDLRCVPKSLRFFEWRGYSLTNLPPDFEPDELVELSVCHSSIKQLWNGIKNFDMLRVMNLSHSKDLTRTPDFIKIQNLERLDLEGCESLEELHPSIGVLKKLKFLNLKDCKSLVSLPDKFEIAILEILILSGCSKVRKIPEFDGCMDLVLELSLDGTAIESIPSSIEHLSSLSSLNLRDCINLKSLPSTIGSLKVLKSLDVSGCSKLAEFPQSLGKLELLEKIDVSRTAIREWSLSIVLPKNLKSLLFCGKKLSSQQPWYMSLYYRLFPMSLYYRLFPMKNSILPPLSGLSSLRELDLSNRNLWDGALPSDIGCLSSLLSLNLSGNNFISLPGSISQLPKLENLYLSRCSKLQQLPVLSSDKNLELTADGCSSLKEMQYPLNLAGLNCSCFNFINCFGMVIQSNDVITFTMLQRYLTVPGDRFEIVIPGSQIPWLFSHQRVGSSVSVDLTPDWNDSKWMGYALCAVFEVFGSGWELSCVLEVNGKEEYPAPLLSTDVQPVSDHLWLFYVSRDISFGTEWQNSCNQLVFSFRNSGPSMVKKCGVRLVYEQDVEEYKRLVTHSS